Proteins from a genomic interval of Heteronotia binoei isolate CCM8104 ecotype False Entrance Well chromosome 5, APGP_CSIRO_Hbin_v1, whole genome shotgun sequence:
- the MON1A gene encoding vacuolar fusion protein MON1 homolog A, which produces MAADVHKKGRDVSNGSLVPKEGQHAERSESPTPGLAQGTEPGASQEGAMFVHAQSYEDLTSTDNPDATLQAQGGGEDAQSDQTKIEEISKDFSELSTQLTGIALDLEEEMRQSKEDKLDLSPQASRRDSVLSGKEDEDVTMEAWRMHQKHVFVLSEAGKPVYSRYGSEEALSSTMGVMMALVSFVEAQKNAIRSIHADGYKVVFVRRSPLVLVAVAQTQQSEQEIAQELLYIYYQILSLLTLTQLNRIFQQKQNYDLRRLLAGSERITDNLLDLMATDPSFLMGAARCLPMASGVRDIVSTCLQQAKAKSLVFAILLAKNQLVSLVRKKDQFLHPIDLHLLFNLISSSSSFREGEAWTPICLPKFNSSGFFSAHISYLEQDTDLCLLLISTDREDFFTVSDCKRRFQERLKKRGVYHALLEALRTPFYSVSQVGIPYLRHFIYKSKSSGLFTSPEIEAPYITEKEKERLLGLYQYLHSRAHNSSRPLTNIYYTGCHENLLAWVTNAFELYVCFSPLGTKAAAVSAVHKLMRWIRKEEDRLFILTPQTY; this is translated from the exons ATGGCTGCTGACGTTCACAAGAAGGGTAGAGATGTGTCCAATGGGTCATTGGTCCCAAAGGAGGGGCAGCATGCTGAGAGATCAGAGAGTCCTACACCAGGGCTGGCTCAGGGAACAGAACCAG GAGCAAGCCAGGAAGGAGCAATGTTTGTTCATGCTCAGTCCTATGAAGACCTGACAAGCACAGACAATCCAGATGCAACACTTCAGGCACAAGGTGGGGGGGAAGATGCCCAGTCTGACCAGACAAAAATAGAAGAAATCAGCAAGGACTTCAGCGAACTGAGCACACAACTCACTGGCATAGCACTGGATTTGGAAGAAGAGATGAGGCAAAGCAAAGAGGACAAGCTGGACCTCTCACCACAGGCTTCACGCCGGGACTCTGTCCTCTCAGGGAAGGAGGACGAGGATGTAACCATGGAAGCCTGGCGCATGCATCAGAAACATGTATTCGTTCTAAGCGAGGCAGGCAAGCCAGTATACTCCCGATATGGGTCTGAAGAAGCCCTGTCCAGCACCATGGGGGTGATGATGGCGTTAGTATCCTTTGTAGAAGCACAGAAGAATGCAATTAGGTCTATCCATGCAG ATGGGTACAAGGTGGTGTTTGTGCGTAGGAGCCCCCTGGTGCTGGTTGCTGTGGCTCAGACCCAGCAGTCAGAGCAAGAGATTGCTCAAGAGCTCCTTTATATCTACTATCAGATCCTCAGTCTGCTGACCTTGACCCAGCTCAATCGCATCTTCCAGCAGAAGCAGAACTATGACCTTCGGAGACTGTTGGCAGGCTCAGAGCGAATCACTGACAACTTGCTAGACTTGATGGCCACAGACCCCAGCTTCCTGATGGGGGCTGCACGTTGCCTACCTATGGCTTCTGGAGTCAGGGATATTGTGAGCACCTGCCTCCAGCAAGCCAAGGCAAAAAGTCTGGTGTTTGCCATCCTGCTCGCCAAGAACCAGCTGGTGTCGCTGGTGAGAAAAAAGGACCAGTTCCTGCATCCAATTGATCTCCACTTGCTCTTCAATCTAATCAGTTCATCCTCCTCATTTAGAGAAGGAGAAGCCTGGACTCCAATCTGCCTCCCCAAGTTCAACTCCAGCGGTTTCTTCAGTGCCCACATTTCCTACCTGGAGCAAGATACAGACTTGTGCCTTCTCTTGATCTCCACTGACCGTGAAGACTTCTTTACTGTGTCTGACTGCAAGCGCAGGTTCCAAGAACGTCTGAAGAAGCGTGGTGTTTATCATGCCCTCTTGGAGGCCCTGCGCACACCTTTCTACAGTGTCTCCCAGGTGGGAATCCCATATCTCAGACACTTCATCTACAAATCTAAGAGTTCGGGACTCTTCACCAG CCCAGAAATTGAGGCTCCCTACATCactgagaaggaaaaggagagacTGCTGGGATTGTATCAGTACTTACATAGCCGTGCCCACAATTCTTCCCGCCCTCTAACAAACATCTATTACACTGGCTGTCATGAAAACCTCCTGGCTTGG